One segment of Paenibacillus rhizovicinus DNA contains the following:
- a CDS encoding ATP-binding protein, producing MKNMNFQVNLQGVIDLLSNHLYSDPGVFVRELLQNGVDAITARKKLGEPFDESVKVEVFSSYTISFTDSGSGLTEEDIEQFLARIGSSAKRDNLDAADDYIGQFGVGLLACFVVSDEIVLITRSALGGDALEWRGRPDGTYVIKKVKRQVPIGTTVYLKAKANYEEYFEYYRIRGLLNKYGKYLKTPITLTEDKYEQTVNVPQPPWEMEKQEAMAAYGGS from the coding sequence ATGAAAAATATGAACTTCCAAGTGAATTTACAAGGCGTCATCGATTTATTATCCAACCACTTATACTCCGATCCCGGCGTCTTCGTACGGGAATTGCTGCAGAACGGCGTCGATGCGATCACGGCGAGGAAGAAACTCGGGGAACCGTTCGACGAATCGGTGAAAGTCGAAGTATTCTCCTCGTACACCATCTCCTTCACCGACAGCGGCAGCGGCTTGACGGAAGAGGACATCGAACAATTCCTTGCGCGAATCGGAAGCTCCGCGAAGCGGGACAACCTAGATGCGGCGGATGATTATATCGGCCAGTTCGGCGTCGGTCTGCTGGCCTGCTTCGTCGTCAGCGATGAAATCGTGCTGATTACCCGTTCCGCGCTCGGAGGCGATGCGCTGGAATGGCGGGGCCGGCCGGATGGCACGTACGTCATCAAGAAAGTAAAGCGGCAGGTGCCGATCGGAACGACCGTGTATCTGAAAGCGAAAGCGAACTACGAGGAATATTTCGAGTACTACCGCATCCGCGGCTTGTTGAACAAATACGGGAAGTACCTCAAGACGCCGATTACGCTCACGGAGGACAAATACGAGCAGACCGTGAACGTGCCGCAGCCTCCCTGGGAGATGGAGAAGCAGGAAGCGATGGCGGCTTACGGCGGCTCTTGA
- a CDS encoding AAA family ATPase, protein MKTRMQGAEITKYAGGEPAQAGHRTAPDGLSGGLYGRDREVARIREAFHWTTLGSTQLISVSGPSGIGKTAVIQEALHKISLEEAYLIAGKFESLQQDTPMSPLIGAFRELTEQLLNEDKRSLEQWREAILQALGVNAAVITDVIPEMERIIGRQASVEQLPLEEAMERFQFVFRRFIQVFCHQKHPLVLVMDDLQWADEASWRMIRSFMSDPQSQSLLLIGAFRDTGEIGRIEEELGAIASSGVTVQSLPLGPLGPVELTRIVGDTLGVSDGIADDIAHTLLLRSDGNPFLFRRLLQRSMEEEVLRYDEPGGGWVWNWKEPDPAAGSAHADLLLNYMTDSINRLPADTRQALLEASCLGGESPLALLASWRGETPERTLDVLRPAMERQLIMYAGSGTPETAGGGRTSDPGAERMEEGRIRFVHDRLQEAANALFDTPRSEEVHWHAGRYWLRHSDPALRERHVFDAAGHLNKGSRLARLPEDRNNLIRANAGAGGKAKSATAYEAAAAYFGAAAAFITEEHWERDFDFCFDLFVDLLECEYMNGWQPSTYDTFHALLGRARTAYERMRVQHIEINRLLHTERMADGIELGIACLRDLGIHVSVNTGKTKLFAELLVTKEHLRRKIGRLRAKSSVSDPVITVALQVLTQLSGAAFICDRPLFRALTFKCVRLSLKYGNFPHAAAVFGSLGGILNQALGDLELARASLKEGMRIAVTYKQPSILCRAHLTMGVMFFIMEDEDKDLHAHFRKSIDYGLEAGDLFFTGHSVVMLLVNLHMVGKLDRLEAVVPEYKKMLADTQNHYLLPYITIIERWLHALKGTGAEPGANQDDQELLLRIGRSGMESNLLYQYGLSLLQEGYTLGDRDLAIRGADMARKHEQDATHYLHRSEYELYYGLTLLNQGPGLSAADTRALAACRRSLRRSAAKCPEHIRHKSLLLESSYAEARGKLDAAGRLYDDAIREARRSGYEHHAALACECAGRMYVAQSRETTAKGYLIEAHALYRQWGAARKADQIREQYAAYCKELAWEEVAAAAVSAPTAAMSVQESGAVAAGPDLSVVQQAFQSMAAESDQRALIENSIRTVMEFAGAQRGCIVMEHAKRLTVELAADQEGGILRQPVPVERFDEVCLPAVRYTANTGEILLIEHAAAGGRLARDPYVMSCQIQSMLCLPLHFQNRLTAVLYLENNRRQGAFRAEQLDMLRMLATQTVFLLKLFPYDDGQAAPVNDTGADTKTASGQADAESAGLMDPLTKRELEVLQFMSLGMTNQEIAQQLHIAVGTVKLHTNRIFSKMNVNRRAKAVLEAKRMKLLNDNDAGSE, encoded by the coding sequence TTGAAAACAAGAATGCAAGGGGCGGAAATAACGAAGTACGCCGGCGGAGAACCGGCACAAGCGGGGCACCGCACGGCGCCGGACGGTTTGAGCGGCGGATTGTATGGACGGGACCGCGAGGTGGCGCGGATTCGGGAAGCGTTTCATTGGACGACGCTGGGCTCGACGCAGCTGATCAGCGTGTCGGGGCCGTCGGGGATCGGGAAGACCGCGGTCATCCAGGAGGCGCTTCATAAGATCTCGCTGGAGGAAGCGTATCTGATAGCCGGCAAATTCGAATCCCTGCAGCAGGATACGCCGATGTCTCCGCTCATCGGGGCATTCCGGGAACTGACGGAACAGTTGTTGAACGAGGACAAGCGGAGCTTGGAGCAATGGCGGGAAGCGATTCTTCAGGCGCTCGGCGTCAATGCCGCCGTCATCACGGACGTCATACCGGAGATGGAACGGATTATTGGCCGTCAAGCGTCCGTGGAGCAGCTGCCGCTGGAAGAGGCGATGGAGCGGTTTCAATTCGTCTTTCGCCGGTTCATCCAGGTGTTCTGCCATCAGAAGCATCCGCTCGTGCTGGTCATGGACGATTTGCAATGGGCGGACGAGGCTTCGTGGCGGATGATTCGCTCCTTCATGTCGGACCCGCAAAGTCAGAGCTTGCTGCTGATCGGGGCATTCCGGGACACCGGCGAGATCGGCCGGATCGAGGAGGAGCTGGGGGCGATCGCCTCGTCCGGGGTGACGGTGCAGTCCTTGCCGCTCGGGCCGCTCGGCCCTGTCGAATTGACCCGGATCGTAGGCGACACGCTGGGCGTGAGCGACGGCATAGCCGATGATATCGCGCATACGCTGCTGCTGAGATCGGATGGTAACCCGTTCCTGTTCCGGCGGCTGCTGCAGCGGAGCATGGAGGAAGAAGTGCTTCGTTACGACGAGCCGGGCGGCGGCTGGGTCTGGAACTGGAAGGAACCCGATCCGGCGGCTGGTTCGGCGCATGCCGACCTGCTGTTGAATTATATGACCGACAGCATCAACCGTCTTCCGGCGGATACGCGCCAAGCGCTGCTGGAGGCCTCCTGTCTGGGGGGCGAAAGCCCGCTGGCGCTGCTCGCTTCCTGGCGCGGGGAAACGCCGGAACGCACGCTGGACGTGCTTCGGCCGGCCATGGAGCGGCAGCTTATCATGTACGCGGGTTCCGGAACGCCGGAAACGGCGGGCGGCGGCCGCACTAGCGATCCCGGCGCCGAGCGGATGGAGGAAGGCCGAATCCGCTTCGTTCACGACCGTCTGCAGGAAGCGGCGAACGCGCTGTTCGATACGCCGCGGAGCGAAGAGGTGCATTGGCATGCGGGCCGGTATTGGCTGCGCCATTCCGATCCGGCTCTGCGCGAGCGGCATGTATTCGATGCGGCGGGCCATCTGAATAAAGGCAGCAGGCTCGCCCGATTGCCGGAGGATCGGAACAATCTCATCCGGGCCAACGCCGGCGCGGGCGGCAAGGCCAAGTCCGCAACGGCCTACGAAGCAGCGGCCGCATATTTCGGCGCGGCGGCCGCCTTCATCACCGAGGAGCATTGGGAGCGGGATTTCGACTTCTGCTTCGATCTGTTCGTCGATCTGCTCGAATGCGAGTACATGAACGGCTGGCAGCCGTCGACCTACGATACGTTCCATGCCCTGCTGGGAAGGGCCCGCACGGCCTACGAGCGCATGCGCGTGCAGCATATTGAAATCAACCGGCTGCTGCATACGGAGCGAATGGCCGACGGCATCGAGCTCGGCATCGCGTGTCTGCGGGATCTGGGCATTCATGTCTCCGTCAATACGGGGAAAACCAAGCTGTTCGCGGAGCTGCTTGTGACGAAGGAGCATCTGCGCCGCAAGATCGGCCGGCTGAGGGCCAAATCGTCGGTGTCCGATCCCGTCATTACCGTCGCCTTGCAGGTTCTGACGCAGCTGTCGGGCGCGGCATTCATCTGCGACCGGCCGCTATTCCGCGCGCTGACGTTCAAATGCGTGAGGCTTTCGCTCAAGTATGGGAATTTCCCGCATGCGGCGGCGGTATTCGGCAGCTTGGGAGGCATTCTCAACCAGGCGCTCGGCGACCTCGAGCTGGCCCGGGCTTCGCTCAAGGAGGGCATGAGAATCGCCGTCACGTACAAGCAGCCTTCGATTCTGTGCAGGGCGCATCTGACGATGGGCGTGATGTTCTTCATTATGGAGGACGAAGACAAGGATCTGCACGCGCATTTCCGAAAATCGATCGATTACGGACTGGAAGCCGGCGATCTGTTTTTTACCGGTCATTCGGTCGTCATGCTGCTCGTCAATCTGCATATGGTCGGCAAGCTGGACCGGTTAGAGGCGGTCGTCCCGGAGTACAAGAAGATGCTGGCCGACACGCAAAATCATTACCTGCTTCCCTATATCACGATCATAGAACGATGGCTGCATGCGTTGAAGGGTACGGGCGCCGAACCGGGTGCCAACCAGGACGACCAGGAGCTGCTGCTGCGGATAGGCCGCTCGGGCATGGAATCGAATCTTCTCTATCAGTACGGATTATCCCTGCTTCAGGAAGGATATACGCTGGGCGACCGCGACCTGGCAATCCGCGGCGCGGATATGGCGCGGAAGCATGAGCAGGATGCCACGCATTACCTGCACCGGTCCGAATACGAGCTGTATTACGGGCTGACGCTGCTGAACCAAGGCCCGGGATTAAGCGCGGCCGATACTAGAGCGTTGGCGGCTTGCCGGAGAAGCCTGCGCCGGTCCGCGGCCAAGTGTCCCGAACACATCCGGCACAAGTCGCTGCTGCTGGAATCGAGCTATGCCGAGGCGCGGGGGAAGCTGGATGCCGCGGGACGCCTGTACGACGATGCCATCCGGGAAGCGCGGCGCAGCGGGTATGAGCATCATGCCGCGCTCGCATGCGAATGCGCGGGGCGGATGTACGTGGCGCAGTCGCGGGAAACGACAGCGAAGGGGTATCTGATCGAGGCGCATGCGCTCTACAGGCAGTGGGGGGCAGCGCGCAAAGCCGATCAAATCCGGGAGCAATACGCCGCGTACTGCAAGGAACTGGCTTGGGAAGAGGTTGCCGCCGCCGCTGTCAGCGCGCCGACCGCCGCGATGTCGGTGCAAGAGAGCGGCGCCGTCGCGGCAGGGCCGGATCTGTCCGTCGTGCAGCAGGCATTCCAATCGATGGCCGCCGAGTCCGACCAGCGCGCGCTGATCGAGAATTCGATTCGGACGGTGATGGAGTTCGCGGGGGCGCAGCGCGGCTGCATCGTCATGGAGCATGCCAAGCGGCTGACGGTCGAACTGGCGGCCGATCAAGAAGGCGGGATACTTCGGCAGCCGGTTCCCGTGGAACGGTTCGATGAGGTTTGCCTGCCGGCCGTTCGCTATACGGCGAATACGGGCGAGATCTTGCTGATCGAGCATGCGGCTGCGGGAGGACGCCTGGCGCGCGATCCCTATGTGATGAGCTGTCAGATCCAGTCGATGCTCTGCCTGCCGCTGCATTTCCAGAACCGGCTGACGGCGGTGCTGTATTTGGAAAACAACCGCCGGCAGGGCGCGTTTCGGGCCGAGCAGCTCGATATGCTGCGCATGCTGGCGACGCAGACGGTGTTCCTGCTGAAGCTGTTTCCGTATGATGACGGGCAGGCAGCGCCGGTCAACGATACTGGGGCCGATACGAAGACTGCATCGGGCCAGGCCGACGCGGAATCGGCGGGGCTCATGGATCCGTTAACGAAGCGGGAGCTCGAGGTGCTGCAGTTCATGTCGCTGGGGATGACGAACCAAGAGATTGCCCAGCAGCTGCATATCGCAGTGGGAACCGTTAAGTTGCATACGAACCGGATTTTCAGCAAAATGAACGTCAACCGCCGAGCCAAAGCCGTGCTCGAAGCCAAACGAATGAAGCTGCTGAACGATAACGACGCGGGAAGCGAGTAA
- a CDS encoding ABC transporter substrate-binding protein — MRIQAILIVSILLVFLTSCSNATDMREERESTLSKQKGDILVGVAWPFADRNEGFREGLELALGEINKKGVLGSKIRLVEKDDKSSVTDGLTIAQSFANDPELTAVIGHRSSVVTVPAAKVYDHAGLPLIAPSSTAPGLTAAGLDRVFRTIPDDTRLGKTMADYANAKHYKRVAIFYTNDEYGRGLANAFEDGAKAAGMQTIDRLSDYKDLNDLRRIADKWKLLGCDAVFLAEVMPDGAAFVADLRKAGLEVPVIGGDGLDSAALPAAAGGAAEGMVVASIFNPFAADDTAQAFVKQYESTYNAEPGKLAAQGYDALKLLAYALDKAGTREPSKLAKTLKETKGWQGASGLHTFDDNGDVSDMPIVLKQVEGGTFHYLN; from the coding sequence ATGAGAATACAAGCGATTCTGATCGTTTCCATCTTACTCGTATTCCTGACCTCCTGCTCGAATGCAACCGACATGCGCGAGGAGCGGGAGAGCACGCTAAGCAAGCAGAAGGGCGATATCCTCGTGGGCGTGGCCTGGCCGTTCGCGGATCGCAACGAAGGGTTTCGCGAGGGGCTTGAGCTGGCCCTGGGCGAGATTAACAAGAAGGGCGTGCTGGGCAGCAAGATCCGGCTGGTGGAGAAGGACGACAAGTCTTCCGTTACGGACGGCCTGACGATCGCCCAGTCGTTCGCGAACGATCCGGAGCTGACGGCCGTCATCGGCCACCGCAGCTCGGTCGTCACCGTGCCCGCAGCCAAAGTATACGATCATGCGGGGCTGCCGCTGATCGCGCCGTCTTCCACGGCTCCCGGGCTGACGGCAGCCGGGCTCGACCGCGTGTTCCGCACGATTCCCGACGATACGCGGCTCGGCAAGACCATGGCCGATTACGCCAATGCCAAGCATTATAAGCGCGTGGCGATTTTCTACACGAACGACGAGTATGGCCGCGGTTTGGCGAATGCCTTCGAGGACGGAGCCAAGGCGGCGGGGATGCAGACGATCGACCGGCTGTCCGACTATAAAGACTTGAACGACCTGCGCCGCATCGCGGACAAATGGAAGCTGCTCGGCTGCGACGCGGTCTTCTTGGCCGAAGTGATGCCGGATGGGGCGGCGTTCGTCGCAGACCTGCGGAAGGCGGGGCTGGAAGTGCCCGTCATCGGCGGCGACGGCCTGGATTCCGCCGCGCTGCCCGCTGCGGCGGGCGGAGCCGCCGAAGGAATGGTCGTCGCCTCGATCTTCAATCCGTTCGCGGCCGACGACACGGCGCAAGCGTTCGTGAAACAGTATGAAAGCACCTATAACGCGGAACCGGGCAAACTGGCGGCGCAGGGCTATGACGCCTTGAAATTGCTGGCGTATGCGCTGGACAAGGCAGGCACGCGCGAGCCGTCGAAGCTGGCCAAGACGCTGAAGGAGACGAAAGGCTGGCAGGGCGCGTCCGGTCTCCATACCTTCGACGACAACGGCGACGTCAGCGACATGCCGATTGTATTGAAGCAGGTCGAAGGCGGCACGTTCCACTATCTCAATTAA